The following proteins are co-located in the Paralichthys olivaceus isolate ysfri-2021 chromosome 2, ASM2471397v2, whole genome shotgun sequence genome:
- the eevs gene encoding 2-epi-5-epi-valiolone synthase, whose product MGKVPLENDTKEKKTEFSLVRVKSTWKRNRGTKVNMDTADCVSDAKIYESITEHGNSWTVVSPIVFTYKVTETHNLLDPCNDTLLLGQITDPQQVEDIKKSSKPLKRFIVVDQEVYKIYGSKLTKYLEANNVLYKILALPTTEENKSMDIALKIIEEVNNFSLDRHREPIIAIGGGVCLDIVGLAASLYRRRTPYIRVPTTLLSYIDASVGAKTGVNFANCKNKLGAYIPPTAVFLDLSFIQTLPRRHISNGLAEMLKMALMKHRGLFELLEKHGHMLLDTKFQTDNSIDRHNRLQTASRATRLAITSMLEELAPNLWEDDLNRLVDFGHLISPALEMKVLPSLLHGEAVNIDMSYMLYVSQESGLLTEEEKQRIISCMVGLELPIWHEACTMELIQKSLQDRLKHSGGLFRMPLPVGLGQADIFNDTSYETLHRAYEKWRDELSVRHCTSSIQSVKL is encoded by the exons ATGGGAAAGGTACCTCTGGAGAATGAcaccaaagaaaagaaaactgagtTCAGCTTAGTGCGGGTCAAAAGTACCTGGAAGCGTAACCGGGGAACAAAGGTCAACATGGACACAGctgactgtgtgtctgatgCAAAAAT CTATGAGAGCATCACAGAGCATGGCAACTCCTGGACAGTGGTCAGCCCCATCGTCTTCACTTACAAGGTAACCGAGACTCACAATCTGCTGGACCCATGCAACGACACACTCCTGCTGGGTCAAATCACCGACCCGCAGCAGGTGGAGGACATCAAAAAATCAAGTAAGCCACTCAAACGGTTCATCGTCGTTGACCAGGAAGTTTACAAAATCTATGGTTCCAAGCTGACTAAGTACTTAGAGGCCAACAATGTCCTGTACAAGATCTTGGCTCTACCCACCACTGAGGAGAACAAATCCATGGACATAGCCTTGAAGATCATAGAGGAGGTCAACAACTTCTCCCTTGACCGGCACAGGGAGCCCATCATTGCCATTGGTGGAGGAGTGTGCCTTGATATAGTGGGTCTGGCCGCCTCACTCTACAGGCGACGGACTCCTTACATCAGAGTCCCGACCACCCTGCTCTCGTACATCGATGCGAGTGTGGGGGCAAAGACAGGGGTTAACTTTGCAAACTGCAAGAATAAGCTCGGTGCCTACATTCCACCCACTGCCGTCTTCCTTGACCTGTCCTTCATACAAACCCTTCCTCGACGGCACATCTCCAACGGGCTGGCAGAGATGTTAAAA ATGGCCTTGATGAAGCACAGAGGCCTCTTTGAGCTCCTTGAGAAACATGGTCATATGCTGCTGGACACTAAATTCCAGACTGATAATAGTATAGATAGACACAACCGCCTCCAGACTGCATCAAGGGCAACTCGTTTAGCCATCACGTCCATGCTCGAGGAGCTTGCCCCAAACCTTTGGGAGGATGACCTAAACAGACTCGTGGACTTTGGTCATCTTATCAGTCCAGCATTAGAGATG AAAGTTCTCCCATCTCTCCTGCATGGTGAGGCAGTGAACATTGATATGTCTTACATGCTTTACGTATCTCAAGAGAGTGGTCtattgacagaggaggagaagcaaagGATCATCAGCTGCATGGTGGGCCTGGAGCTCCCCATCTGGCATGAGGCATGCACCATGGAGCTCATACAGAAATCTTTGCAGGACAGGCTGAAGCACTCCGGTGGCCTCTTCAGAATGCCTCTGCCTGTTGGTCTTGGGCAAGCAG ACATTTTTAATGACACATCATATGAGACCCTGCACAGAGCTTACGAAAAATGGCGTGACGAGCTGAGCGTCCGCCACTGCACCAGTTCAATCCAAAGTGTAAAACTGTAG